From Corvus moneduloides isolate bCorMon1 chromosome 4, bCorMon1.pri, whole genome shotgun sequence, one genomic window encodes:
- the CAPS2 gene encoding calcyphosin-2 isoform X1: protein MDSEVKGLAASPRRKAELSLRRKKCQGWRPNRQAAHSPRPPEVPCLDLGRLGDSDEEDGDSYVQYTGSCSHRCPLDSSSDWRTSLQTPYVQHQHGTQLEDGHNDDFVTLDKKALLQQCYTNKPYNVQHNIRKSEAEDVAAERRKQAVVEQVMVDQLCRAVISDPEQSTCSDACKEAQGLLGVGTAPMCFRRRTLHETKIRTKSGLTESMLSNKLRFDSRIISRNGHDACRELVGFFFACDKSLTVYEFRQFGKNRTNALPFIQKGIYQHQRGQRKGKAYDLSDFYIGANLTFRSVDHNLPESVKQNPVFTLRVINIDEAAMDYLKASSVELKQECSGQVVDDSEVFKKIQGIFRETLSKRGVRVITGLGKYFRQIDKKRNGLLSQAAFKEALKVFHLEMPEGDFRSLWLILDDSKSDKVDYGEFTHAIFGEMNEYRKASVRKAYMKLDFNKTGSVPVVDVRKCYCAKKHPLVLAGKAAEEEIKSSFLETLGESCSNPNEVSYSEFEDYYEGLSFGITGDDDFVNILRNSWGI, encoded by the exons ATGGATTCGGAAGTTAAAGGACTTGCTGCATCCCCTCGAAGGAAAGCTGAGTTGTCATTGAGGAGGAAGAAATGTCAG GGTTGGAGACCAAATAGACAGGCTGCTCACAGTCCTCGCCCGCCAGA GGTGCCATGCCTAGATCTAGGGAGGCTGGGAGATTCTGATGAAGAG GATGGAGACTCTTACGTACAGTACACTGGAAGTTGTTCTCATAGGTGTCCACTAGATTCATCTTCAGATTGGAGAACGTCATTGCAAACTCCATATGTGCAGCATCAACAT GGTACACAGCTTGAAGATGGACATAATGATGATTTTGTAACTCTTGATAAGAAAGCTCTCCTGCAACAATGCTATACAAACAAGCCTTATAATGTGCAGCACAACATAAGGAAATCAGAAGCT GAGGATgttgctgcagagaggagaaaacaggCTGTTGTAGAACAAGTTATGGTGGATCAATTATGTAG AGCTGTTATAAGTGATCCAGAGCAGTCCACATGTTCTGATGCTTGCAAGGAAGCTCAAGGACTTCTGGGAGTTGGGACAGCACCAATGTGTTTTAGAAGAAGGACACTCCATGAAACAAA GATAAGGACCAAATCAGGACTAACTGAGAGCATGCTCTCCAACAAGCTACGCTTTGATAGTAGGATTATATCGAG AAATGGTCATGATGCTTGTAGAGagttggttggatttttttttgcatgtgacAAATCCCTTACAGTGTATGAATTTCGACAGTTTGGAAAAAACAG GACAAATGCCTTGCCTTTCATTCAGAAGGGAATTTATCAACATCAACGTGGAcaaagaaaggggaaagcttaTGATCTTAGTGACTTCTACATT GGAGCTAATCTAACTTTCCGAAGTGTTGATCATAACCTTCCAGAAAGTGTTAAGCAGAACCCCGTCTTTACCCTTCGTGTGATAAATATTGATGAAGCAGCTATGGATTATCTGAA aGCTTCTTCTGTGGAACTCAAGCAAGAGTGTTCCGGGCAAGTGGTTGATGACAGTGAAGTTTTCAAGAAGATTCAAG GTATTTTCAGAGAAACACTAAGTAAAAGAGGAGTTCGGGTTATAACAGGCTTAGGAAAGTATTTCCGACAAAtagacaagaaaagaaatggtcTTCTCTCTCAAGCAGCCTTTAAAGAAGCTCTAAAAGTATTCCATTTGGAAATGCCTGAAGGG gaCTTCAGATCCTTATGGCTAATTCTTGATGATAGCAAGAGTGATAAGGTTGACTATGGAGAATTTACTCATGCCATATTTGGAGAAATGAATGAATATAGGAAAGCATCTGTGAGAAAA gCTTATATGAAACTAGATTTCAACAAAACTGGGAGTGTCCCTGTGGTAGATGTCAGAAAATGTTACTGTGCAAAGAAGCATCCTCTAGTATTGGCAG gcaaagctgcagaagaagaaattaaatcgTCATTTCTAGAAACATTAGGAGAGTCCTGCAGCAACCCCAATGAAGTGTCCTATTCTGAGTTTGAAGATTACTATGAAGGATTAAGTTTTGGAATCACGGGTGATGATGATTTTGTTAATATCTTAAGGAATTCATGGGGAATTTAG
- the CAPS2 gene encoding calcyphosin-2 isoform X3, with amino-acid sequence MVDQLCRAVISDPEQSTCSDACKEAQGLLGVGTAPMCFRRRTLHETKIRTKSGLTESMLSNKLRFDSRIISRNGHDACRELVGFFFACDKSLTVYEFRQFGKNRTNALPFIQKGIYQHQRGQRKGKAYDLSDFYIGANLTFRSVDHNLPESVKQNPVFTLRVINIDEAAMDYLKASSVELKQECSGQVVDDSEVFKKIQGIFRETLSKRGVRVITGLGKYFRQIDKKRNGLLSQAAFKEALKVFHLEMPEGDFRSLWLILDDSKSDKVDYGEFTHAIFGEMNEYRKASVRKAYMKLDFNKTGSVPVVDVRKCYCAKKHPLVLAGKAAEEEIKSSFLETLGESCSNPNEVSYSEFEDYYEGLSFGITGDDDFVNILRNSWGI; translated from the exons ATGGTGGATCAATTATGTAG AGCTGTTATAAGTGATCCAGAGCAGTCCACATGTTCTGATGCTTGCAAGGAAGCTCAAGGACTTCTGGGAGTTGGGACAGCACCAATGTGTTTTAGAAGAAGGACACTCCATGAAACAAA GATAAGGACCAAATCAGGACTAACTGAGAGCATGCTCTCCAACAAGCTACGCTTTGATAGTAGGATTATATCGAG AAATGGTCATGATGCTTGTAGAGagttggttggatttttttttgcatgtgacAAATCCCTTACAGTGTATGAATTTCGACAGTTTGGAAAAAACAG GACAAATGCCTTGCCTTTCATTCAGAAGGGAATTTATCAACATCAACGTGGAcaaagaaaggggaaagcttaTGATCTTAGTGACTTCTACATT GGAGCTAATCTAACTTTCCGAAGTGTTGATCATAACCTTCCAGAAAGTGTTAAGCAGAACCCCGTCTTTACCCTTCGTGTGATAAATATTGATGAAGCAGCTATGGATTATCTGAA aGCTTCTTCTGTGGAACTCAAGCAAGAGTGTTCCGGGCAAGTGGTTGATGACAGTGAAGTTTTCAAGAAGATTCAAG GTATTTTCAGAGAAACACTAAGTAAAAGAGGAGTTCGGGTTATAACAGGCTTAGGAAAGTATTTCCGACAAAtagacaagaaaagaaatggtcTTCTCTCTCAAGCAGCCTTTAAAGAAGCTCTAAAAGTATTCCATTTGGAAATGCCTGAAGGG gaCTTCAGATCCTTATGGCTAATTCTTGATGATAGCAAGAGTGATAAGGTTGACTATGGAGAATTTACTCATGCCATATTTGGAGAAATGAATGAATATAGGAAAGCATCTGTGAGAAAA gCTTATATGAAACTAGATTTCAACAAAACTGGGAGTGTCCCTGTGGTAGATGTCAGAAAATGTTACTGTGCAAAGAAGCATCCTCTAGTATTGGCAG gcaaagctgcagaagaagaaattaaatcgTCATTTCTAGAAACATTAGGAGAGTCCTGCAGCAACCCCAATGAAGTGTCCTATTCTGAGTTTGAAGATTACTATGAAGGATTAAGTTTTGGAATCACGGGTGATGATGATTTTGTTAATATCTTAAGGAATTCATGGGGAATTTAG
- the CAPS2 gene encoding calcyphosin-2 isoform X2 encodes MDSEVKGLAASPRRKAELSLRRKKCQGWRPNRQAAHSPRPPEVPCLDLGRLGDSDEEDGDSYVQYTGSCSHRCPLDSSSDWRTSLQTPYVQHQHGTQLEDGHNDDFVTLDKKALLQQCYTNKPYNVQHNIRKSEAEDVAAERRKQAVVEQVMVDQLCRAVISDPEQSTCSDACKEAQGLLGVGTAPMCFRRRTLHETKIRTKSGLTESMLSNKLRFDSRIISRTNALPFIQKGIYQHQRGQRKGKAYDLSDFYIGANLTFRSVDHNLPESVKQNPVFTLRVINIDEAAMDYLKASSVELKQECSGQVVDDSEVFKKIQGIFRETLSKRGVRVITGLGKYFRQIDKKRNGLLSQAAFKEALKVFHLEMPEGDFRSLWLILDDSKSDKVDYGEFTHAIFGEMNEYRKASVRKAYMKLDFNKTGSVPVVDVRKCYCAKKHPLVLAGKAAEEEIKSSFLETLGESCSNPNEVSYSEFEDYYEGLSFGITGDDDFVNILRNSWGI; translated from the exons ATGGATTCGGAAGTTAAAGGACTTGCTGCATCCCCTCGAAGGAAAGCTGAGTTGTCATTGAGGAGGAAGAAATGTCAG GGTTGGAGACCAAATAGACAGGCTGCTCACAGTCCTCGCCCGCCAGA GGTGCCATGCCTAGATCTAGGGAGGCTGGGAGATTCTGATGAAGAG GATGGAGACTCTTACGTACAGTACACTGGAAGTTGTTCTCATAGGTGTCCACTAGATTCATCTTCAGATTGGAGAACGTCATTGCAAACTCCATATGTGCAGCATCAACAT GGTACACAGCTTGAAGATGGACATAATGATGATTTTGTAACTCTTGATAAGAAAGCTCTCCTGCAACAATGCTATACAAACAAGCCTTATAATGTGCAGCACAACATAAGGAAATCAGAAGCT GAGGATgttgctgcagagaggagaaaacaggCTGTTGTAGAACAAGTTATGGTGGATCAATTATGTAG AGCTGTTATAAGTGATCCAGAGCAGTCCACATGTTCTGATGCTTGCAAGGAAGCTCAAGGACTTCTGGGAGTTGGGACAGCACCAATGTGTTTTAGAAGAAGGACACTCCATGAAACAAA GATAAGGACCAAATCAGGACTAACTGAGAGCATGCTCTCCAACAAGCTACGCTTTGATAGTAGGATTATATCGAG GACAAATGCCTTGCCTTTCATTCAGAAGGGAATTTATCAACATCAACGTGGAcaaagaaaggggaaagcttaTGATCTTAGTGACTTCTACATT GGAGCTAATCTAACTTTCCGAAGTGTTGATCATAACCTTCCAGAAAGTGTTAAGCAGAACCCCGTCTTTACCCTTCGTGTGATAAATATTGATGAAGCAGCTATGGATTATCTGAA aGCTTCTTCTGTGGAACTCAAGCAAGAGTGTTCCGGGCAAGTGGTTGATGACAGTGAAGTTTTCAAGAAGATTCAAG GTATTTTCAGAGAAACACTAAGTAAAAGAGGAGTTCGGGTTATAACAGGCTTAGGAAAGTATTTCCGACAAAtagacaagaaaagaaatggtcTTCTCTCTCAAGCAGCCTTTAAAGAAGCTCTAAAAGTATTCCATTTGGAAATGCCTGAAGGG gaCTTCAGATCCTTATGGCTAATTCTTGATGATAGCAAGAGTGATAAGGTTGACTATGGAGAATTTACTCATGCCATATTTGGAGAAATGAATGAATATAGGAAAGCATCTGTGAGAAAA gCTTATATGAAACTAGATTTCAACAAAACTGGGAGTGTCCCTGTGGTAGATGTCAGAAAATGTTACTGTGCAAAGAAGCATCCTCTAGTATTGGCAG gcaaagctgcagaagaagaaattaaatcgTCATTTCTAGAAACATTAGGAGAGTCCTGCAGCAACCCCAATGAAGTGTCCTATTCTGAGTTTGAAGATTACTATGAAGGATTAAGTTTTGGAATCACGGGTGATGATGATTTTGTTAATATCTTAAGGAATTCATGGGGAATTTAG